Proteins found in one bacterium genomic segment:
- a CDS encoding two pore domain potassium channel family protein, with translation MSDTQPRSGPRAAHRRFFLFALAGRSRALVLLLALVGQIVLTAVDVGHHMLPSLYHAIVIIAAMVMAADERGHLRTGWLIGGAAIALSVAADLVDTDPVAWVSYLVTVSFYVFVIRLMLGRIFRARDITLDVIGYALCTYVLLGTLWTLLYAPFAVLDPHAFSQPLGGGGRAPGADLIYFSFVTLTTLGYGDISPVAPVVRALAILEALTGTLFLAVLISRLVGGYKSSRNG, from the coding sequence GTGAGCGACACGCAACCCCGCAGCGGCCCGCGCGCGGCCCACCGCCGGTTCTTCCTCTTCGCCCTCGCCGGCCGCAGCCGCGCCCTGGTGCTGCTGCTCGCCCTCGTCGGCCAGATCGTCCTGACCGCCGTCGACGTCGGCCACCACATGCTGCCCAGTCTCTACCACGCCATCGTGATCATCGCCGCCATGGTCATGGCCGCCGATGAACGCGGCCACCTGCGCACGGGCTGGCTCATCGGCGGCGCGGCCATCGCGCTGTCCGTGGCCGCCGACCTGGTCGACACCGATCCGGTCGCGTGGGTCTCCTACCTGGTCACCGTGTCCTTCTACGTCTTCGTCATCCGGCTCATGCTGGGCCGAATCTTCAGGGCCCGCGACATCACCCTCGACGTGATCGGCTACGCCCTGTGCACCTACGTGCTGCTGGGCACCCTCTGGACCCTCCTCTACGCACCCTTCGCGGTGCTCGACCCCCACGCCTTCAGCCAGCCCCTCGGCGGCGGCGGCCGGGCGCCGGGCGCGGACCTCATCTACTTCAGCTTCGTCACCCTGACGACGCTGGGATACGGGGACATCAGCCCGGTGGCGCCGGTGGTGCGGGCGCTGGCCATCCTCGAGGCCCTGACGGGCACCCTTTTCCTGGCGGTGCTGATCTCGCGTCTGGTGGGCGGATACAAATCGTCGCGGAACGGCTAG
- a CDS encoding GNAT family N-acetyltransferase, which translates to MRVTELTPDDRLWVKERTELLFGGDFVVSRSEVHDPHKLPGFIAAEGPERIGLVTYHIDGPDCELVTIDALCQFMGIGTMLLEKVEEAARAAGCTRLWTITTNDRLDAQRFFQKRGFVLSEVRLGSMAKIRLLKPNIPRTGDYGLPIRDEMEYEKRL; encoded by the coding sequence ATGCGGGTAACCGAACTCACGCCGGACGATCGCCTGTGGGTGAAGGAACGCACCGAGCTCCTGTTCGGCGGCGACTTCGTCGTGTCCCGGTCCGAAGTCCACGATCCCCACAAGCTGCCGGGCTTCATCGCCGCCGAGGGCCCCGAGCGCATCGGGCTGGTCACCTACCACATCGACGGCCCCGACTGCGAGCTGGTCACCATCGACGCCCTCTGCCAGTTCATGGGCATCGGCACCATGCTGCTCGAGAAGGTCGAGGAGGCGGCGCGGGCCGCCGGCTGCACCCGCCTCTGGACCATCACCACCAACGACCGCCTCGACGCCCAGCGCTTCTTCCAGAAGCGGGGGTTCGTGCTCAGCGAGGTCCGGCTCGGCTCCATGGCCAAGATCCGCCTGCTCAAGCCGAACATCCCGCGCACGGGCGACTACGGCCTGCCCATCCGCGACGAGATGGAATACGAGAAGAGGCTCTAG
- a CDS encoding S8 family serine peptidase, which produces SPLVHALARTGDFVAPDREPDALRRLVARLQDDPLVELAWLEPHTEPATLDFGREPAPRPLREARLAPADTFSADFTALQGYRGPAPDGIGSLAVADLPGADGAGIGVVDVEGGWLWSHEDLPAPLVELGTQIDSDAWRFHGTAVLGVIRGHPNGVGVTGIAPACQVGNSSMGGETTTAEAILAAADVLSPGDVIVIELHGAGPNATGFGQEGFVPMEFWQDNFDAIREATLRGLIVVEAAGNGWENLDDPVYLGLFDPDLRHSGAIMVGATEASTLSPAWWTNNGSRVDLNGWGSQVTTLSYGDLQGAPAFPEEQWYTATFNGTSSATPIVTGAVVALSGLVRADAGVVLDAALAREILGETGTPVISQRHIGARPDLVAAWSAAQGAVAEISGTVVDAGDGLPVPDVLVQVPGLPAVARTAGDGTWRLPRRAGSVALGFSSFGYRDTTVAVDLTAGIPQVVPMDLTPLARVALDGAVTGAGAPLADARVRVLASPLAPTTSGPDGGFTFGPVPVGVVDTLFVDGVPGFGARHLPLSTVGAGAPVLLDVRLDPVQEDFGAGDGGFTAGNGTWTHGTPPAAVTGAFTGTGCWGVGMDGLGYADGAVDTLTSPEYDLSPVVAGPWELSFHWFSATEANYDGVRVEVAGADGVFAPATPVGGYRDRFLPGLGARAGWSGHSDGWRGAVFDIAAYVGGPFRFRLIFGADDGVADSGFFVDGIAFGRNGTPSAAPDPLPTPAAAALHAAPNPFNPTVNLAWSAPRPGRLVVTVYDLRGRRVRVLHDGVVAAASGRLRWDGRDAAGRAAASGVYLVRLRAPGVPPVTERVVLAR; this is translated from the coding sequence GGCGCCCGCCGACACGTTTTCCGCCGATTTCACCGCCCTGCAGGGCTACCGGGGTCCGGCCCCCGACGGTATCGGCAGCCTGGCCGTGGCCGACCTGCCGGGGGCCGACGGTGCCGGGATCGGCGTCGTCGACGTGGAAGGGGGCTGGCTGTGGAGCCACGAGGACCTGCCGGCGCCCCTGGTCGAGCTCGGCACCCAGATCGACAGCGACGCCTGGCGCTTCCACGGCACCGCGGTGCTGGGCGTCATCCGCGGCCACCCCAACGGGGTCGGGGTCACGGGCATCGCGCCCGCCTGCCAGGTGGGGAACTCGTCCATGGGCGGCGAGACGACCACCGCCGAGGCCATCCTCGCGGCCGCCGACGTGCTCTCCCCCGGCGACGTGATCGTCATCGAACTGCACGGCGCCGGCCCCAACGCCACGGGCTTCGGCCAGGAGGGCTTCGTGCCCATGGAGTTCTGGCAGGACAACTTCGACGCCATCCGCGAGGCCACCCTGCGCGGCCTGATCGTGGTGGAGGCGGCCGGCAACGGCTGGGAGAACCTGGACGACCCCGTCTACCTGGGACTCTTCGACCCGGACCTGCGGCACAGCGGCGCCATCATGGTCGGCGCCACCGAAGCCAGCACGCTCTCGCCGGCCTGGTGGACCAACAACGGGAGCCGGGTCGACCTCAACGGCTGGGGCTCGCAGGTGACGACCCTTTCCTACGGCGACCTGCAGGGCGCCCCCGCCTTTCCCGAGGAGCAGTGGTACACCGCCACCTTCAACGGCACGAGCAGCGCGACGCCCATCGTGACCGGCGCGGTGGTGGCCCTGTCGGGTCTGGTGCGCGCCGATGCGGGCGTCGTGCTCGACGCGGCGCTCGCCCGCGAGATCCTCGGCGAGACGGGGACGCCCGTGATCTCCCAGCGTCACATCGGGGCCCGGCCGGATCTGGTCGCTGCCTGGAGCGCGGCCCAGGGCGCCGTCGCGGAGATCTCCGGCACCGTCGTCGACGCCGGGGACGGCCTGCCGGTGCCCGACGTGCTGGTGCAGGTGCCCGGCCTGCCCGCCGTGGCCCGCACCGCCGGCGACGGCACCTGGCGCCTGCCGCGCCGGGCCGGGTCCGTCGCCCTCGGCTTCTCGTCCTTCGGCTACCGGGACACGACCGTCGCCGTCGACCTGACCGCCGGGATCCCGCAGGTCGTCCCCATGGACCTGACGCCCCTGGCGCGGGTCGCGCTGGACGGTGCGGTGACCGGCGCGGGCGCGCCCCTGGCCGACGCGCGGGTCCGGGTCCTCGCGTCGCCGCTCGCCCCGACCACCAGCGGACCGGACGGCGGCTTCACCTTCGGTCCGGTGCCGGTCGGGGTCGTCGACACCCTGTTCGTCGACGGCGTGCCCGGCTTCGGTGCGCGCCACCTGCCCCTGTCCACGGTGGGGGCCGGGGCGCCGGTGCTGCTCGACGTCCGGCTCGATCCGGTGCAGGAGGACTTCGGCGCCGGCGACGGCGGCTTCACGGCGGGCAACGGGACCTGGACCCACGGCACGCCCCCCGCGGCCGTGACCGGCGCCTTCACCGGGACCGGCTGCTGGGGTGTCGGCATGGACGGGCTCGGCTACGCCGACGGCGCCGTCGACACCCTGACCAGCCCGGAGTACGACCTGTCCCCGGTCGTCGCCGGCCCGTGGGAGCTGAGCTTCCACTGGTTCAGCGCCACCGAGGCCAACTACGACGGCGTGCGGGTCGAAGTGGCCGGGGCCGACGGCGTCTTCGCGCCGGCCACGCCCGTCGGCGGCTACCGCGACCGCTTCCTGCCGGGACTCGGGGCGCGCGCCGGCTGGTCGGGCCACAGCGACGGCTGGCGTGGGGCGGTGTTCGACATCGCCGCGTACGTGGGCGGCCCGTTCCGCTTCCGGCTGATCTTCGGCGCCGACGACGGCGTCGCCGACAGCGGGTTCTTCGTCGACGGCATCGCCTTCGGCCGCAACGGCACGCCCTCGGCGGCGCCCGACCCGCTCCCGACGCCGGCGGCCGCCGCCCTGCACGCCGCCCCCAACCCCTTCAACCCGACGGTGAACCTGGCCTGGAGCGCCCCTCGCCCGGGCCGACTCGTGGTGACGGTGTATGATCTGCGCGGGCGCCGCGTGCGGGTGCTGCACGACGGGGTCGTCGCCGCCGCCTCCGGCCGGCTGCGCTGGGACGGCCGCGACGCCGCCGGACGGGCCGCGGCCAGCGGCGTGTACCTCGTGCGCCTGCGGGCGCCCGGCGTCCCGCCCGTCACGGAAAGGGTTGTCCTGGCCCGCTAG
- a CDS encoding response regulator, with protein sequence MIAKTQTMSEDAAGRHVSDLDRPADHEMSRRSLRTSFTYVPATALVVLVTDIWHDFRAIALAVVGLFVAAGFVRTHLARRFDSCYDAAPRAWLRRFAAGTLFPMVVWGGGNALVLLHYGVGWSYHVCLLMTAGMVASATASLTPRLRIFRAFVVLALAPHLVALPFVVAGQQWGLAALVALYAVQMSLLGNYYHREFWTRLHRELELEQRAIALQQAHGELAEANKAKSQFLATMSHEIRTPMNGVIGLTDLALETDLDERQREYLTDIRASGETLLRLINQILDFSKIEAGKFELDPQPVDLATLLENVLRPLRNEAARRGNRLVLDVAQDVPPRVQADSLRLWQVLTNLVGNATKFTADGDVRLRISLEGHHDGCPQVRFSVQDSGIGISAAARENIFEAFQQADGSTTRRFGGTGLGLTISSRIVRMMGGQIQVASIEQEGSTFSFTIPLPVAAVPAAETPVVADVPADLAGIRVLVVEDNVVNAKLARRILEKAGAATEWARDGREGVDMWATGDFDVILMDVQMPVMDGFAATAEIRAREGDDARTPIIALTAHALAGYREKTAAAGMDDFLTKPLNAIELKRTVAVWAHAGATV encoded by the coding sequence ATGATAGCCAAGACCCAGACCATGTCCGAGGACGCTGCCGGCCGCCACGTGTCCGACCTCGACCGCCCCGCCGACCACGAGATGTCGCGGCGCTCGCTGCGCACGTCGTTCACCTACGTGCCGGCCACCGCGCTCGTCGTCCTCGTCACCGACATCTGGCACGACTTCCGCGCGATCGCCCTGGCCGTCGTGGGTCTCTTCGTGGCCGCCGGCTTCGTGCGCACGCACCTCGCCCGACGCTTCGACAGCTGCTACGACGCGGCGCCGCGGGCCTGGCTGCGGCGCTTCGCCGCCGGGACGCTCTTTCCCATGGTGGTCTGGGGAGGCGGCAACGCCCTGGTCCTGCTGCACTACGGCGTCGGCTGGTCGTACCACGTGTGCCTGCTGATGACCGCCGGCATGGTCGCCAGCGCCACCGCCTCGCTCACGCCCCGCCTGCGCATCTTCCGGGCCTTCGTGGTGCTGGCCCTGGCGCCCCATCTGGTGGCGCTGCCCTTCGTGGTCGCCGGCCAGCAGTGGGGTCTCGCGGCCCTCGTGGCGCTGTACGCCGTCCAGATGAGCCTGCTCGGCAACTACTACCACCGCGAGTTCTGGACGCGGCTGCACCGCGAGCTCGAGCTCGAGCAGCGGGCGATCGCCCTGCAGCAGGCCCACGGCGAACTGGCCGAGGCCAACAAGGCCAAGAGCCAGTTCCTGGCCACCATGAGCCACGAGATCCGCACGCCCATGAACGGGGTCATCGGCCTGACCGACCTGGCCCTCGAGACCGACCTCGACGAACGGCAGCGCGAGTACCTCACCGACATCCGTGCGTCGGGCGAGACCCTGCTGCGGCTCATCAACCAGATCCTCGACTTCTCCAAGATCGAGGCCGGCAAGTTCGAACTCGATCCGCAGCCCGTCGACCTGGCGACCCTGCTGGAGAACGTGCTGCGGCCCCTCCGCAACGAGGCGGCCCGGCGCGGCAACCGGCTGGTGCTGGACGTGGCCCAGGACGTGCCGCCGCGGGTGCAGGCCGACTCCCTGCGCCTGTGGCAGGTGCTGACCAACCTGGTCGGCAACGCGACGAAATTCACGGCCGACGGCGACGTTCGGCTGCGGATCTCGCTCGAGGGCCACCACGACGGCTGCCCGCAGGTCCGCTTCTCGGTGCAGGACTCGGGCATCGGCATCTCGGCCGCCGCGCGGGAGAACATCTTCGAGGCCTTCCAGCAGGCCGACGGCTCGACCACCCGGCGCTTCGGCGGCACCGGCCTCGGCCTGACGATCTCGTCGCGGATCGTGCGCATGATGGGCGGCCAGATCCAGGTGGCGAGCATCGAGCAGGAAGGCAGCACCTTCTCCTTCACGATCCCGCTCCCGGTCGCCGCGGTGCCGGCCGCGGAGACCCCCGTCGTGGCGGACGTGCCGGCCGATCTCGCGGGAATCCGCGTCCTCGTCGTCGAGGACAACGTCGTCAACGCGAAACTGGCCCGTCGCATCCTGGAGAAGGCCGGCGCGGCCACCGAATGGGCCCGCGACGGCCGCGAAGGGGTCGACATGTGGGCGACCGGCGACTTCGACGTGATCCTCATGGACGTGCAGATGCCCGTCATGGACGGCTTCGCGGCCACGGCGGAGATCCGGGCCCGCGAGGGCGACGACGCCCGCACGCCCATCATCGCCCTGACCGCCCACGCGCTGGCCGGCTACCGGGAGAAGACCGCGGCCGCCGGCATGGACGACTTCCTCACCAAACCCCTCAACGCCATCGAGCTGAAGCGGACCGTCGCCGTCTGGGCCCACGCCGGGGCCACGGTCTGA